One window from the genome of Prinia subflava isolate CZ2003 ecotype Zambia chromosome 2, Cam_Psub_1.2, whole genome shotgun sequence encodes:
- the MAP10 gene encoding microtubule-associated protein 10 encodes MEGLFALELLVEALRPAEPGPAELPGPAEHPAVALRLLDFPTLVLRPAASAPPLRPGQLFPFGRGKRCLFRWGSDSLFAALRRRPLRALLLALPAGLAPGPPRLLGSCAVSLAPAAELLQRPGAPSSCGRRGRFALRDSAGRPVGELVLGYRLSRVEAGEASPASPRPATTPEPRDDEEEEEKEEEEGEELEGNVFCPPLLYYSREPAEPQRPPATMEQWEHVEPQRPQEKDKGHSPPRPSAGPSLLHPAGPRQPHNSPVQLPLLSALLAELSVLTRSAVPAAAAQPHLAWLYQAPGSGDAASQPPSRPAALRPAETPVGPGSSTEATSPQFRQGCQKATSPGSSGVGRRPKKAVPQGQPACERNCKAKENRPPRKKLLYGLTNTLRLRLQQTNPDKLIIHERREQYRKKQMEMLKERSLLPKRKPVRNTEEQHVTSCKHCSRGGSSKRNNQLDKTVQTSLENSALSESIAVTGDVSPGLQKQSIGSLSRNDSIARKECSKEITTAPLPEETVLKSAHEEKSAKAQLPSDTNAKGSYNDAIRLIRNKTVEHDDVSSVSCHKLSPSRSVENNSEFIYSDDFVTSPVNSVYSEDFTSVECAGRDSKVLDSSPEPLWVERPKQDRSDTEPESSRSRISKTSQRAQSTSDLVPVPSASSPVQSLRRNCDLKTSMGTSAESADSFNLAEMEASLLDEEQKAQQMSKEENKGDRHTKEIPTLRSKQVICDTDLNIGNGQTSTGQKQSGTQVSSYLPSNMSDLELSVLENSMSDKDDFLEKLHGPNQYKDISELVMNKLPGYTM; translated from the coding sequence ATGGAGGGGCTGTTCgcgctggagctgctggtggaggCGCTGCGGCCGGCGGAGCCGGGGCCCGCCGAGCTCCCGGGGCCCGCGGAGCACCCGGCCGTGGCGCTGCGCCTCTTGGACTTCCCCACCCTCGTGCTGCGCCCGGCCGCCTCCGCGCCGCCCCTGCGGCCGGGACAGCTCTTCCCCTTCGGTCGCGGCAAGCGCTGCCTGTTCCGCTGGGGCTCGGACTCGCTTTTCGccgcgctccgccgccgcccgctCCGCGCCCTGCTCCTGGCGCTGCCCGCCGGGCTcgccccgggacccccccgccTCCTCGGCAGCTGTGCCGTGTCCTTGGCCCCCGCCGCGGAGCTGCTGCAGCGGCCCGGGGCGCCCTCCTCCTGCGGCCGCCGCGGCCGCTTCGCGCTGCGGGACTCTGCGGGCCGCCCCGTCGGGGAGCTGGTCCTGGGCTACCGCCTCAGCAGGGTGGAGGCCGGAGAGGCGAGTCCCGCCAGCCCCCGCCCTGCCACCACCCCTGAACCGCGAGacgacgaggaggaggaggagaaggaagaggaggagggtgaggagctgGAAGGCAACGTCTTTTGCCCTCCGTTGCTCTATTACAGTCGTGAGCCGGCTGAGCCCCAGCGGCCGCCAGCAACAATGGAGCAATGGGAGCATGTCGAGCCCCAGAGACCGCAGGAGAAGGACAAGGGCCACAGCCCACCACGGCCCAGTGCTGGGCCCTCGCTGCTGCACCCCGCCGGCCCTCGACAGCCCCACAATAGCCCGGTGCAGCTGCCGCTGCTCAGTGCCTTGCTGGCGGAGCTGTCGGTGCTCACCCGCAGcgctgtgcctgctgctgctgcccagccccatcTTGCCTGGCTGTACCAGGCCCCGGGGAGTGGGGACGCAGCCTCACAGCCCCCCAGCcgccctgctgccctcaggcCTGCAGAGACACCTGTGgggcctggcagcagcactgaagcCACGAGCCCACAGTTCAGACAAGGCTGTCAAAAGGCCACCTCCCCAGGGTCTTCTGGCGTTGGGAGAAGACCCAAGAAAGCTgtgccccagggacagccagcctGTGAAAGGAACTGCAAAGCTAAGGAGAACAGACCTCCCAGAAAGAAATTGTTATATGGGCTGACAAATACACTGAGGCTACGGCTGCAGCAGACCAACCCAGATAAGCTGATAATTCATGAAAGGAGGGAGCAGTATAGAAAAAAGCAAATGGAgatgctgaaagagagaagccTCTTACCCAAGAGAAAGCCGGTCAGAAACACTGAAGAACAGCATGTGACGTCTTGCAAGCACTGTAGCAGGGGAGGCAGTTCAAAGCGGAACAACCAGTTGGATAAAACTGTTCAGACTTCATTAGAAAACAGTGCTCTCTCAGAGTCCATTGCTGTGACAGGAGATGTGTCCCCTGGCCTGCAGAAACAGTCTATTGGAAGTCTATCTAGGAACGATTCAATTGCAAGAAAGGAATGTTCTAAGGAAATAACTACAGCCCCCTTACCAGAGGAAACTGTGTTAAAGTCTGCTCATGAGGAAAAGAGTGCAAAAGCTCAACTCCCATCAGATACTAATGCAAAAGGAAGTTACAATGATGCAATACGCTTAATCCGTAATAAAACCGTGGAGCATGATGATGTGTCTTCTGTAAGCTGTCATAAACTAAGCCCCAGCAGAAGTGTTGAAAACAACTCTGAATTCATATACTCTGATGACTTTGTCACTAGTCCAGTGAACTCAGTTTATTCAGAAGATTTCACCAGTGTTGAGTGTGCAGGCAGAGACTCGAAAGTTCTTGACAGCAGTCCTGAACCTCTGTGGGTTGAAAGACCAAAGCAAGATAGGTCAGATACAGAGCCAGAATCCAGCAGGTCCAGAATTTCAAAGACAAGTCAAAGAGCTCAGAGTACTTCAGATCTTGTGCCAGTTCCTTCAGCTTCATCTCCAGTCCAGTCTTTGAGGAGAAACTGTGACCTTAAAACCAGCATGGGAACTAGTGCTGAATCTGCTGATTCATTTAACCTTGCTGAGATGGAGGCATCATTATTAGATGAAGAGCAGAAAGCCCAACAGATGAGTAAGGAAGAGAACAAGGGTGACCGACATACTAAAGAAATACCCACACTGAGAAGCAAACAAGTCATATGTGATACTGATCTGAATATAGGAAATGGCCAGACCTCTACAGGACAAAAGCAGTCAGGAACTCAAGTTAGCTCTTACTTGCCATCTAACATGTCTGATCTTGAACTTAGTGTCTTGGAAAACAGTATGTCAGACAAAGATGATTTTCTGGAAAAACTACATGGTCCTAATCAGTACAAAGACATCAGTGAACTTGTAATGAACAAGCTCCCAGGATATACAATGTAA